The following coding sequences are from one Microbacterium sp. SORGH_AS_0969 window:
- a CDS encoding right-handed parallel beta-helix repeat-containing protein, giving the protein MVFTRQIAITGAAALALVASFLTASPAVSAEPVGPGTYENDAAAIEYSGTWTSVASSKDSGGSYHNSTSPTASASLTFAGTGVTWVSRKTASAGINEVYIDDVLVATVDRYDPVGAFQQTLYKTDGLSAGTHTITIKATGQKNAAASGSTTVIDAIVVPQPTSVTGLSVALKAEGPELTWKATAGADGYVVYRTGGEETQRLTESPITDLSFIDTGAQAATRYTYTVRTLSEGQEGPASEAVPVVTAAGPGTYENDHTAITYEGTWTTVASSNDSGGSFASSNSSTSKASFTFNGSSVSWISRRTGASGINDVLVDGTKVATVDRYSAVGAYQQAVFSTDSLSDGPHTITILATGMKNASASGSQTIIDSFVVPDTRVAKNLRADPDGASIALTWTAVPQATSYNVYRQPDAQGDASAMGRVNTEPVVAANFTDAGASPSTSYSYAIAAVLDGEEAPRSETASATAAAGPGTYENTHSAISYSGTWTTTTSTNDSGGSYAQSTSPTASASFTFSGPTIQWISRKTGASGINDVYIDGVKVATVDRYSASGQFQQVVYQTTSLSNGTHTITIKATGKKNASASGSITIIDAFVVPDARVAKNLRAAATTSGVSLTWSSVSSAQSYNVYRAEAGSSPLKVNSSPVTSTTFADTTTTPASVYSYTVKTVVGGSEGPASTATSVVSAALPGTYENDRPAIQYSGTWTTASSNNDSGGSYATSNSPTASASFTFIGSNVVWISRMTGASGINEVLIDGKVVATVDRYSATGKYQVQAHRTTGLSDGVHTITIRNTDKKNEAANGASVIIDSFRVPKPTAPAKLSSVKSTTQENGVNVTWKAAGDPDVVAYNIYRGTSTTGELSRIATVPATATSFLNVDVKGTRTYRYYVRAVDYIDRLSASWTSASATVKAYAGSNYAGIEDCPAATVTVASTAALETALANAKPGDVIRLRDGTYNKRFALSVRGTAAAPVWICGSSKAILKGYGISGGNGFEIKNSSYVILSGITVTESLKAVMVTRSDHVTVSNVTAHTTGQEGIHLRQNTTDSVVAGNTVSKTGLVTPEFGEGIYIGNHPDNWCSQNDCEPDKSDRNLIADNIISQTAAEAIDAKEGSADGRIIGNQIDSTGTTATDRWIVIRGNGWFVADNRGSGGSVTDGIRIDAPPLPGYGTDNIVVRNSATLSTTNGYAVRVNQKGNLVGCTTNTKSGGKALTNITCVK; this is encoded by the coding sequence GTGGTATTCACTCGGCAGATCGCCATAACTGGCGCAGCAGCTCTCGCCCTCGTGGCGTCATTTCTGACGGCATCCCCCGCTGTGTCTGCGGAGCCCGTCGGTCCTGGCACATACGAGAATGACGCCGCGGCAATCGAATACTCCGGCACGTGGACCTCCGTCGCCTCAAGCAAGGACAGCGGAGGCAGCTACCACAACAGCACGTCACCGACGGCGTCCGCTTCTCTGACCTTCGCGGGCACCGGCGTGACGTGGGTGTCACGGAAGACTGCGAGCGCAGGAATCAATGAGGTTTACATCGATGACGTCCTCGTCGCTACCGTGGATAGATACGACCCCGTCGGCGCGTTCCAGCAAACGCTATACAAAACCGATGGCCTGAGCGCAGGCACGCACACGATCACCATCAAAGCCACAGGTCAGAAGAACGCAGCCGCATCTGGCTCTACGACCGTGATCGACGCCATCGTCGTGCCTCAACCCACCTCGGTCACCGGTCTCTCGGTCGCCCTCAAGGCCGAGGGCCCAGAACTGACGTGGAAAGCCACAGCAGGTGCCGACGGCTACGTCGTGTACCGCACAGGCGGCGAAGAAACTCAGCGTCTGACCGAATCACCCATAACCGATCTCTCCTTCATCGACACCGGAGCGCAAGCCGCGACTCGATACACGTACACCGTTCGAACTCTCTCCGAGGGCCAAGAGGGGCCCGCCTCAGAGGCTGTCCCCGTGGTCACTGCGGCGGGTCCAGGCACTTACGAGAATGATCACACCGCAATCACGTATGAGGGCACATGGACCACCGTCGCCTCTAGCAACGACAGCGGTGGATCGTTCGCGTCGTCGAACTCGTCAACTTCAAAAGCGTCTTTCACCTTCAACGGAAGCAGTGTGAGCTGGATATCTCGACGCACCGGCGCCTCGGGTATCAACGACGTGCTGGTGGATGGCACCAAGGTGGCCACGGTCGATCGCTACAGCGCAGTAGGCGCCTACCAGCAGGCGGTTTTCTCGACCGACTCGCTCTCGGACGGCCCGCATACGATCACCATCCTCGCGACCGGGATGAAGAATGCGTCAGCGTCGGGATCTCAGACAATCATCGACAGCTTCGTTGTACCCGACACGCGCGTCGCGAAGAATCTCCGCGCAGACCCCGACGGGGCCAGCATTGCCTTGACCTGGACTGCTGTCCCCCAGGCAACGTCGTACAACGTATACCGCCAGCCCGATGCTCAGGGAGACGCCTCCGCGATGGGGCGGGTGAATACAGAACCGGTCGTGGCCGCGAACTTCACGGATGCTGGGGCCAGTCCGAGCACCAGCTACTCGTATGCCATTGCCGCAGTTCTCGACGGCGAAGAAGCCCCGCGCAGCGAAACCGCGTCCGCGACGGCAGCGGCGGGCCCCGGCACCTACGAGAACACTCATTCGGCGATCTCCTACTCAGGTACGTGGACGACAACCACATCCACGAACGACAGCGGTGGCTCGTACGCACAGAGCACGTCGCCTACGGCATCCGCGTCCTTCACTTTCTCAGGCCCGACCATCCAATGGATATCTCGCAAGACAGGAGCATCCGGAATCAACGACGTCTACATCGACGGCGTCAAAGTGGCCACTGTCGATCGGTACAGCGCTAGTGGACAATTCCAACAAGTCGTGTACCAGACCACGAGCTTGTCCAATGGAACACATACGATCACCATCAAGGCGACAGGAAAGAAGAACGCATCCGCGAGTGGATCCATCACGATCATCGATGCTTTCGTCGTTCCAGACGCTCGCGTCGCCAAGAATCTGCGCGCTGCAGCGACAACATCCGGAGTCAGCTTGACGTGGAGTTCGGTGAGTTCCGCGCAGTCGTACAACGTCTACCGGGCCGAGGCGGGCTCCTCCCCCCTCAAAGTGAACTCGTCCCCCGTAACCTCAACGACGTTCGCGGACACCACGACCACGCCCGCATCGGTGTACTCCTACACGGTGAAGACCGTGGTAGGCGGTTCCGAGGGTCCTGCCTCGACCGCTACCTCGGTCGTCTCTGCGGCACTTCCCGGCACATATGAGAACGATCGGCCGGCCATCCAATACTCAGGCACGTGGACGACCGCGTCCTCTAACAACGACAGTGGCGGCTCGTACGCGACGTCGAACTCGCCGACCGCGTCGGCCTCGTTCACCTTCATCGGGTCGAACGTCGTGTGGATATCCCGTATGACGGGGGCATCCGGGATCAACGAGGTTCTGATCGATGGCAAGGTGGTGGCGACTGTCGATCGATACAGCGCAACGGGAAAGTACCAGGTGCAGGCGCATCGGACGACGGGGTTGTCGGACGGGGTCCACACCATCACGATCCGCAACACCGACAAGAAGAACGAGGCGGCAAACGGGGCGTCTGTGATCATCGATTCGTTCCGCGTGCCCAAGCCCACGGCACCCGCCAAGCTCTCGTCTGTGAAGTCGACGACTCAGGAAAACGGCGTGAACGTTACGTGGAAGGCCGCGGGGGATCCAGACGTCGTCGCCTACAACATTTACCGCGGAACGAGCACGACCGGGGAGCTCAGCCGTATTGCGACGGTACCGGCGACTGCGACGTCCTTCCTGAATGTCGATGTGAAGGGGACACGGACGTACCGGTACTACGTTCGCGCGGTGGACTACATCGATCGGCTCTCCGCCTCGTGGACATCCGCATCCGCAACAGTCAAGGCCTATGCCGGATCGAACTACGCAGGGATCGAGGACTGTCCCGCAGCCACCGTCACGGTCGCGTCGACGGCGGCCCTCGAGACCGCGCTTGCAAACGCCAAGCCCGGCGACGTCATCCGCTTGCGCGACGGCACCTACAACAAGCGCTTTGCACTCTCCGTCCGCGGCACCGCCGCAGCCCCCGTGTGGATATGCGGATCTTCGAAGGCAATCTTGAAGGGTTACGGCATCTCAGGCGGCAATGGCTTCGAGATCAAGAACTCGTCCTACGTCATCCTGTCGGGCATCACCGTCACGGAAAGCTTGAAAGCGGTGATGGTGACGCGCAGTGATCATGTGACCGTCTCGAACGTCACAGCCCACACGACCGGTCAAGAGGGTATACACCTGCGACAGAACACGACTGACTCCGTCGTCGCCGGCAACACAGTGAGCAAGACGGGCCTGGTAACACCCGAGTTCGGCGAAGGCATCTACATTGGCAATCACCCCGACAACTGGTGCTCGCAGAACGACTGCGAGCCCGACAAGTCGGATCGCAACCTCATCGCCGACAACATAATCTCTCAGACGGCGGCCGAGGCCATCGACGCCAAAGAAGGCTCCGCAGACGGCCGGATCATAGGCAACCAGATCGATTCCACCGGGACCACGGCCACGGACCGCTGGATCGTCATCCGTGGAAACGGCTGGTTCGTCGCAGACAACAGAGGTTCTGGCGGTTCGGTCACCGACGGAATCCGAATCGATGCGCCGCCCCTTCCGGGCTATGGCACGGACAACATCGTCGTTCGAAACAGCGCAACACTCAGCACGACTAATGGGTATGCGGTGCGCGTCAATCAAAAGGGCAACCTCGTCGGGTGCACGACCAACACGAAGTCCGGAGGAAAGGCACTGACGAACATCACCTGCGTCAAATGA
- a CDS encoding acyltransferase family protein — protein MTATTRAREARKINTPAHASATGIRLDIEGLRAIAVLAVLVYHLRPEWLPGGFAGVDMFFVISGFLITSHLMREAESRGTVSLRTFYARRIMRLIPAATVVLVTTVIGVFLFAPRLLWSQIGIDVIGAATYSLNWILANRSVDYLAEGSAASPVQHFWSLAVEEQFYLIWPLLIVLAIVFSARVARNKRTTASALAGAVLVLSLAFAIQQSIVADVSAYFVTTTRLWELAAGALVALTIDRVRLTLPAVVRSILVTLGIAMVAWCLFFIDDSFWPSALTVIPVVGICFVILAGGNEQPSVGERALSAKPLVWIGGISYAVYLWHWPLIVVAGYKWDSPPLAVSIGIPFLSVGLAWATSRVVESPLRFNPWFKARTRRSFAFGFGAMLFSVVLGASLVLAGPGDALRPPSGAVAVGAEAIPLPIDPQAETSAQWLQGVTWALPSPMDAAEDVPVIYADGCQQDTVSSEPISCTYGDVDSDTTMVVVGDSKAAQWMPALIAIAEQSGMRLVTFFKSSCAFADAPIERNGDPYPSCAEWNARVVEQITTLRPGLVVTSQVKGLAYSASGEDQRTRADRMRDGLLRTWGVLRSLGSKLAVIGDTPQVGSNVFECVAENAQNLDACSYDRRRAESDSALPTQEAAVTALGGRIVVAGAASAELTDGTDGSVALIDMNDVVCPSTEQCPAIVGNTLIYRTGSHITATYVTSATPLLSEALAVVDALPSRHK, from the coding sequence ATGACGGCGACTACGCGAGCCCGAGAGGCCCGGAAAATCAACACCCCCGCTCATGCATCGGCCACCGGCATTCGGCTCGACATTGAGGGCCTCCGTGCCATCGCGGTACTGGCGGTCCTCGTCTATCACCTCCGCCCGGAGTGGCTGCCCGGCGGTTTTGCCGGTGTCGACATGTTCTTCGTCATCTCGGGTTTCCTCATCACCTCGCATTTGATGCGTGAGGCCGAATCGCGGGGCACGGTGTCGCTCCGCACCTTCTATGCGCGGCGCATCATGCGTCTCATACCGGCGGCGACCGTTGTTCTTGTCACCACGGTCATCGGCGTCTTCCTGTTCGCCCCCCGACTGCTGTGGAGCCAGATCGGGATCGATGTCATCGGGGCGGCGACGTACTCGTTGAACTGGATCCTCGCGAACAGATCGGTCGACTACCTCGCGGAAGGCTCCGCCGCCTCGCCTGTGCAGCACTTCTGGTCGCTCGCAGTCGAAGAGCAGTTCTATCTCATCTGGCCGCTCTTGATCGTGCTCGCGATCGTCTTCAGCGCGAGGGTCGCGCGGAACAAGCGAACCACGGCGAGTGCGCTCGCGGGCGCCGTTCTGGTTCTCTCCCTCGCGTTCGCGATCCAGCAGTCCATCGTCGCCGACGTGTCGGCCTACTTCGTCACGACAACGCGCTTGTGGGAACTCGCGGCCGGCGCGCTCGTCGCCCTCACCATCGACCGGGTTCGTCTCACGTTGCCCGCCGTCGTCCGCAGCATCCTGGTCACGCTCGGGATCGCGATGGTCGCGTGGTGCCTGTTTTTCATCGACGACAGCTTCTGGCCGTCTGCGCTCACGGTCATCCCCGTGGTGGGGATCTGTTTCGTGATCCTCGCGGGCGGGAACGAACAGCCGTCTGTTGGGGAACGCGCGCTCTCAGCCAAGCCGCTCGTTTGGATCGGCGGGATCTCGTACGCCGTGTATCTGTGGCACTGGCCTCTCATCGTCGTAGCCGGGTACAAGTGGGACTCTCCTCCCCTCGCCGTGTCGATCGGCATACCCTTTCTCTCCGTCGGCCTCGCGTGGGCTACGTCTCGCGTCGTCGAGAGCCCGCTTCGCTTCAATCCGTGGTTCAAAGCGAGAACGCGCCGTTCCTTCGCGTTCGGGTTCGGTGCCATGCTTTTCAGTGTGGTCCTGGGAGCATCCCTGGTTCTCGCGGGACCCGGGGATGCCCTTCGTCCGCCGAGTGGTGCGGTCGCCGTCGGAGCGGAGGCCATACCGCTTCCCATCGATCCTCAGGCCGAGACGTCGGCGCAATGGCTCCAGGGGGTGACATGGGCTCTACCTTCGCCCATGGATGCCGCAGAAGATGTGCCCGTCATCTACGCGGACGGTTGCCAACAGGACACCGTCTCCAGCGAGCCGATCAGCTGCACCTACGGAGATGTCGACTCTGACACCACGATGGTCGTCGTCGGCGACTCCAAGGCCGCCCAATGGATGCCGGCACTGATCGCCATAGCTGAGCAATCCGGAATGCGTCTCGTCACGTTCTTCAAGTCGTCCTGCGCCTTCGCGGACGCCCCCATCGAGAGAAATGGCGACCCATATCCGTCCTGCGCTGAATGGAACGCTCGCGTCGTCGAGCAAATCACAACCCTGCGGCCCGGTCTCGTGGTCACGAGCCAGGTCAAGGGTCTCGCCTACAGCGCCTCGGGCGAGGACCAACGAACCCGTGCTGACCGCATGCGCGATGGCCTGCTTCGCACATGGGGAGTCTTGCGGTCGCTCGGTTCGAAGCTGGCCGTGATCGGAGACACCCCCCAGGTCGGCAGCAATGTCTTCGAGTGCGTAGCGGAGAATGCCCAGAACCTGGATGCCTGTTCATATGACCGACGACGGGCGGAATCCGATAGCGCTCTCCCGACCCAAGAAGCCGCTGTCACCGCGCTGGGCGGACGGATAGTGGTCGCGGGGGCCGCATCCGCTGAGCTCACTGACGGCACGGACGGATCTGTCGCCCTCATCGACATGAACGACGTCGTGTGCCCCTCCACCGAACAATGCCCCGCCATCGTGGGAAACACGCTCATCTACCGGACCGGCTCGCATATCACGGCAACATATGTCACCAGCGCGACACCACTTCTTTCTGAGGCCCTGGCCGTGGTGGATGCGCTTCCCTCACGTCACAAATGA
- a CDS encoding oligosaccharide flippase family protein, translating to MKQQFLFILISRGLASVLNALVFVWLGRLVGVELVGVLGIVTSITSFIFLIADFGMATFLSRERARGNVDHVSGALMFNVTSTLVFGALLTIALAAFAAVGVVPWAVVLLGLAAALEKNTETTLSVPIADKKKFVPAFNVLLRRALALIAFGAAVLAGVDPVLAFCLGTAAAAVAGQIQIRTWMRGRVDPVGPVSFARLKDTAQQAWPFWISNVTAGARQLDIPIVGLFASAYSAGLYSASSKIMNPFRLIPSTLTALVVPHVARQGKATARKTAMKISALFLATLVVIVPASLFSEPLVVFLMGEEFSGGGAIFALMLLGLPFVALAPPLGSVLQSQGQEKFVGLNGTIFAIVTIGFVAVGALLSGGEGAALGLGLSYVLKCLSLFVRIVRHLK from the coding sequence GTGAAACAGCAATTCCTCTTCATCCTCATCTCGCGAGGTCTCGCCAGCGTGCTCAATGCGCTGGTCTTCGTCTGGCTGGGGCGACTCGTAGGCGTCGAGCTCGTCGGCGTCTTGGGGATTGTGACGAGCATCACATCCTTCATCTTCCTGATCGCAGACTTTGGAATGGCGACATTTCTCTCTCGAGAACGCGCAAGAGGGAACGTGGATCACGTGTCCGGGGCCCTCATGTTCAACGTGACGAGCACGCTCGTCTTCGGCGCACTTCTGACGATCGCTCTTGCCGCCTTCGCTGCAGTCGGAGTGGTCCCGTGGGCGGTCGTCCTTCTGGGGCTGGCAGCTGCGTTGGAGAAGAACACCGAGACGACGTTGAGCGTGCCCATCGCCGATAAGAAGAAGTTCGTTCCGGCGTTCAATGTGCTCCTGCGCCGAGCGCTCGCTCTGATCGCGTTCGGCGCAGCAGTGCTCGCCGGCGTCGACCCCGTCCTGGCGTTCTGCTTGGGCACCGCCGCGGCCGCCGTCGCCGGGCAGATCCAGATCAGAACCTGGATGCGGGGAAGAGTCGACCCCGTGGGCCCTGTCTCGTTCGCTCGATTGAAGGACACCGCCCAGCAGGCGTGGCCGTTTTGGATCAGTAACGTCACCGCAGGTGCGCGGCAGCTCGACATCCCGATTGTCGGCCTCTTCGCCTCCGCCTACTCCGCGGGCCTTTACTCAGCCTCGTCGAAGATCATGAACCCATTCCGGCTCATCCCTTCCACCTTGACCGCCCTCGTCGTGCCGCATGTCGCGCGCCAAGGCAAGGCGACGGCAAGGAAGACCGCGATGAAGATCTCTGCGCTCTTCTTGGCAACTCTGGTCGTGATCGTGCCAGCTTCGCTCTTCAGCGAGCCGCTGGTGGTCTTTCTCATGGGAGAGGAGTTCAGCGGGGGCGGCGCGATATTCGCGTTGATGCTGCTCGGACTGCCGTTCGTCGCTCTCGCACCCCCGCTCGGATCCGTTCTGCAGAGCCAAGGACAGGAGAAGTTCGTCGGGTTGAACGGAACCATCTTCGCGATCGTCACGATCGGATTTGTCGCGGTGGGAGCGCTACTCTCCGGAGGGGAAGGAGCAGCTTTGGGGTTGGGGTTGTCCTACGTGCTCAAGTGCCTGTCTCTGTTCGTTCGGATCGTTCGGCACCTTAAGTAG
- a CDS encoding O-antigen ligase yields MLSSAAAALDRIDFAAPLVLIAVIIGVGALIALLAIPIHLLPVMAFIVMVAIPDRLLFIAPLEYFPPEVIIMFVWAVRKLLNVGTGRRVNVRTPVRAAVIVMLMATLTWFIVVAMSHTPTRSASWMVSFVVLLVLPLILPDRDREIDTLRRAWPWTGAIVAVYACLQALIQFNPIYDPLYKSLRLIPIQHWSVFRADASLAHPLTAGLFFSMTLAFCVGRWVETSRRTFAVLAFLNGLGVIATVSRGSYIAAGVAVAALLLLALVAGHRFGRDRIVLILCAFAVFGYFALQSDSFQERSNSIDGLGSVSAREDMWGITEATASWYRWLGAGPGTSESAAIPFNWKGLPIENSYFQLLISVGVPGVILFGLFLATVYRVAIRERNLSAIGGLTAALVAIGGYAAIDGPRTALGLLAFMILLAVNPVRADENIVKAYSAPVRNRRKSSPVRRAVVR; encoded by the coding sequence ATGCTGAGCTCCGCGGCAGCTGCGCTCGACCGGATCGATTTCGCGGCGCCCCTGGTGTTGATCGCGGTCATCATCGGCGTTGGTGCCCTCATCGCCCTCTTGGCAATTCCGATTCACCTGCTTCCGGTCATGGCCTTCATCGTCATGGTGGCGATTCCGGACCGGCTCCTCTTCATCGCGCCGCTCGAGTACTTTCCGCCGGAAGTAATCATCATGTTCGTGTGGGCTGTTCGAAAGCTCTTGAACGTGGGGACAGGCAGACGCGTCAACGTGCGAACACCTGTGCGAGCGGCCGTCATCGTGATGCTCATGGCCACGTTGACCTGGTTCATCGTCGTTGCGATGAGCCACACCCCCACACGGTCGGCGTCATGGATGGTCTCGTTCGTCGTGCTCCTCGTACTTCCGCTGATTCTCCCGGACAGGGATCGGGAGATCGATACTCTTCGCCGCGCGTGGCCATGGACCGGCGCGATCGTCGCCGTGTACGCATGCCTCCAGGCACTGATCCAGTTCAACCCGATCTACGACCCTCTGTACAAGAGCCTGCGTTTGATCCCCATCCAGCACTGGTCGGTCTTCCGGGCCGACGCATCGCTAGCCCATCCCCTCACGGCGGGACTGTTCTTCTCGATGACGCTGGCTTTCTGTGTGGGCCGCTGGGTGGAGACGAGCCGACGGACCTTCGCTGTCCTCGCATTCCTCAACGGGCTTGGCGTCATTGCGACCGTTTCTCGAGGTTCGTACATCGCTGCGGGAGTCGCTGTCGCTGCGCTCCTTCTCCTAGCCTTGGTCGCCGGCCACCGATTCGGCCGCGACAGAATCGTGCTCATCCTGTGCGCGTTCGCGGTCTTCGGTTACTTTGCTTTGCAGTCCGATTCGTTTCAAGAACGCTCGAATAGCATCGACGGTCTCGGCTCCGTCTCCGCACGTGAGGACATGTGGGGTATCACTGAGGCGACCGCCAGCTGGTACAGATGGCTCGGCGCCGGCCCGGGGACCTCAGAATCGGCGGCCATCCCCTTCAATTGGAAGGGCCTGCCGATCGAGAACTCTTACTTCCAGCTGCTCATCAGCGTGGGAGTTCCCGGAGTCATCCTGTTCGGTTTGTTCCTGGCCACTGTCTACCGTGTCGCGATTCGCGAGCGTAACCTCAGTGCCATCGGCGGTCTGACAGCCGCTCTCGTCGCCATCGGCGGTTACGCCGCGATCGACGGTCCGAGAACCGCACTGGGTCTCCTTGCTTTCATGATTCTGCTCGCGGTGAATCCGGTTCGTGCGGACGAAAACATCGTGAAGGCCTACTCTGCTCCAGTCCGTAATCGACGAAAGTCCTCGCCTGTTCGTCGAGCCGTCGTTCGCTGA
- a CDS encoding glycosyltransferase: MNLPYSATPSVSCVVPTHGRPEFLAAALSSVLKQSYLPVEIVVVSDDEDVSASEAVVNAASDGADVPIRLVRRAHGEPGASGSRNLGAHQAQGELLAFLDDDDIWEPEHLASAVALLVNRQVDAVVSPFYRFSTSGRSTTTTPSEALTARDAFVRSPGVTGSTLVIRADVFALLGGYDVALPVMNDIDLFLRFLLAGHEYAVAPEPTVGVRKHDSGQLTDNSPRRVAGGWAFLEKHRGAFATQDVSPRLHWQYRMLWRTRPKNPIVRLRALVGMLRYPAGVIAQDSPGPSRRIQTRADLRDFIEADALAQGAEKLPIWRRRSKPTLRFLRALRVVEYHRRPGAPFATKPLLFLAQRRLRRLAVLTGISIPPGAFGKGLGLPHYGSIVVHSRARFGDWCCVQNNVNIGVYRGGVPRGGDFLYVAPGAVLYGDITIGSGAVIGANSVVNTDVEANTTFAGSPARLISRRDASLLHLDEVAARMTVQRSAHKK, translated from the coding sequence TTGAATCTGCCGTACTCTGCTACGCCCTCTGTCTCCTGTGTTGTTCCGACCCACGGCCGGCCAGAGTTCCTCGCTGCGGCTCTCTCCTCTGTGCTGAAACAGAGCTATCTGCCCGTTGAGATCGTGGTGGTGAGCGATGACGAAGACGTGTCCGCTTCGGAAGCCGTGGTGAACGCGGCGAGCGACGGAGCCGATGTACCGATTCGTTTGGTGCGTCGGGCGCATGGTGAACCGGGCGCTTCCGGCTCCCGCAACCTTGGCGCTCATCAGGCGCAGGGAGAGCTGTTGGCGTTTTTGGATGACGACGACATCTGGGAACCGGAACATCTTGCCTCGGCGGTGGCCCTGCTCGTGAATCGTCAGGTGGATGCAGTGGTCTCGCCGTTCTACCGATTCTCAACCTCGGGACGGAGCACAACCACCACTCCGTCCGAGGCATTGACCGCGCGGGACGCGTTTGTGCGCTCCCCAGGGGTCACCGGGAGCACCCTCGTCATCCGAGCCGACGTGTTCGCTCTCCTAGGCGGCTACGACGTCGCGCTCCCCGTCATGAACGACATCGATCTCTTCCTTCGTTTCCTCTTAGCTGGACACGAGTACGCGGTCGCTCCCGAGCCCACCGTTGGTGTGCGCAAACACGATTCCGGACAGCTGACGGACAACTCTCCACGTCGCGTTGCAGGCGGATGGGCATTCCTTGAAAAGCACCGGGGAGCCTTTGCTACTCAGGACGTATCGCCGCGCCTGCATTGGCAATACAGAATGCTCTGGCGCACCCGTCCGAAGAATCCGATCGTGCGCCTGAGGGCACTCGTGGGAATGCTGCGATATCCGGCGGGCGTGATCGCCCAAGATTCACCTGGTCCTTCGCGACGTATTCAAACTCGCGCAGATCTGAGGGACTTCATCGAAGCGGATGCCCTGGCACAGGGCGCCGAGAAACTTCCCATCTGGAGACGCCGCTCGAAGCCGACTCTGCGCTTTCTCCGCGCTCTCCGGGTGGTCGAGTACCACCGTCGTCCCGGCGCGCCCTTCGCGACGAAACCGCTTCTTTTCCTGGCTCAGCGACGCCTGCGACGTCTTGCCGTTCTGACGGGGATCTCGATTCCGCCGGGTGCCTTTGGTAAGGGCCTCGGGCTCCCCCACTACGGCAGTATCGTGGTGCATTCACGCGCACGGTTCGGCGACTGGTGCTGCGTGCAGAACAATGTGAATATCGGTGTCTATCGCGGCGGTGTCCCCAGGGGTGGGGATTTCCTCTACGTCGCTCCGGGTGCTGTCCTGTATGGCGACATCACGATCGGGTCGGGAGCCGTCATCGGCGCCAATTCGGTTGTGAACACCGACGTTGAGGCGAACACGACCTTCGCAGGATCGCCCGCCCGGCTGATCTCACGTCGGGATGCGTCTCTGCTGCACCTCGACGAGGTCGCTGCACGTATGACGGTCCAGAGAAGCGCGCACAAGAAGTGA
- a CDS encoding DapH/DapD/GlmU-related protein, which produces MKWPYIKYRVLKALKGPVYASRAMGCTVGTGCRILSKIVTTEPWLVTVGDRVTISSQVTLVTHDGTGWLHRDERGRRFRYAPVTIGSDVFVGTGAIIMPGVAIGDRCVIGAGSVVTRSVPSGLVVAGNPARPVSSYDDLMAKVGGWPAESDMRGESYRSRVDSVRETGPRPPMDLGGLS; this is translated from the coding sequence ATGAAGTGGCCATACATCAAGTACCGCGTTCTGAAGGCCCTCAAGGGTCCCGTCTATGCGTCTCGGGCCATGGGGTGCACGGTGGGAACCGGCTGCCGGATCCTATCGAAGATTGTCACCACCGAACCCTGGTTGGTAACCGTCGGAGATCGCGTCACGATCAGCTCTCAAGTGACGCTCGTCACCCACGATGGCACTGGATGGCTCCACCGGGATGAGCGTGGACGTCGATTCCGGTACGCCCCGGTGACGATCGGATCAGATGTCTTCGTAGGCACCGGAGCAATCATCATGCCGGGGGTCGCCATTGGTGATCGTTGTGTCATCGGTGCCGGATCCGTTGTCACCAGATCCGTACCGTCTGGCCTGGTCGTCGCGGGAAATCCTGCGAGACCAGTGAGTTCATACGATGATCTGATGGCCAAGGTGGGTGGCTGGCCCGCGGAGTCCGATATGCGCGGCGAGAGCTACCGCTCACGCGTGGACTCCGTGCGCGAGACCGGACCGCGCCCTCCGATGGATCTCGGCGGACTTTCGTAG